A single genomic interval of Crassostrea angulata isolate pt1a10 unplaced genomic scaffold, ASM2561291v2 HiC_scaffold_87, whole genome shotgun sequence harbors:
- the LOC128169028 gene encoding hemicentin-1-like, with the protein NVGKRYNLTGSADLAVLGNALNWTCRMYIPPGNNIPSVVFRRNNNQVVVIGYINSTCIIESSATRYKYRCSSESNYVLTIPAQNMTEYEQASVWRCEYIEGHTYRSPDMVLYIAIDVNNMSMIPTDNPLTIREGTRREVRCVVNSNAVPAPIISWYLDSKDINSRAGTGTTSIIITGNRTDNTKMIECRATNNNKFPKTAFTILNIEYPPHVNYLPQQNIIEGRNLSVKCSTTFSNPSTTTFFWTKDDSPEFKVNGAILKIPFIQKNISGIYRCTAVNIYNNLEKGSDSQSMVINVLYTPIVNALSQQDIIEGKDLSVACTATPGNPRATLFFWTKIDNPGYKQSGATLQLHNIQRTSSGTYRCTAENSYSYVEKGSDSQSVTINVLYPLIVSKLSQQDIIEGRNLSVNCTATPGNPSSTTFYWTKVDNPGFRQNGPTLRLLNIQRNSSGVYMCSAENIYTSGENGIQNQTMVVNVLYHPTIENKPLQIINTSETVTLTRHISSNPPSDVSWYDKSKLLKTQISVSTTTLTKKDATCKDMKNYTLVVSNGIENTVTALVELIVNCVPMPSPTKISLGITFASEIDFSTTVIAYPEPHYELMYKNGSRNNQWKSNLTRNTLNNFTIHFSQTVFELISFEVHHLVVRNALGEATVLVNVFKQRKPDIPRDIKVICEFLKARVQWISSFDGGDPQKFSVMILNGLDGKSLPYRFPDEGENKTHVAFVHNLQPSVTYWFYVTAKNSQGSSTSEVTSCKTVEETTSSQTGVVAGSVGGALVLVTIVLILGIFAHRRYTCIIAFEERNRDKEVDTEKDASNYTTIKEQQDHTQRDMYDDLTPNENANQYEAILQKDNHGNNEKLYEQLQESVAKEGHSKNRNIPLKTKDSSDDEFVPLDAEEYANTSFMKLTFIHVCF; encoded by the exons AATGTAGGTAAACGGTACAACCTAACAGGATCAGCAGATTTGGCAGTGCTTGGAAATGCCTTAAACTGGACATGCAGAATGTACATTCCACCTGGAAACAACATACCTAGTGTTGTCTTTAGAAGAAACAATAATCAAGTTGTTGTGATTGGGTATATCAATTCCACTTGTATCATTGAAAGTTCAGCCACTAGATACAAATATCGGTGTTCTTCAGAATCTAATTACGTCCTTACTATACCAGCACAGAACATGACAGAGTATGAACAAGCATCAGTGTGGAGATGTGAATATATTGAAGGCCATACCTATCGTAGTCCTGATATGGTGCTTTACATAGCAA TTGATGTCAATAATATGTCCATGATTCCTACTGATAATCCATTGACAATTAGAGAAGGTACCCGAAGAGAAGTCAGATGTGTTGTCAACAGTAATGCGGTCCCTGCTCCAATTATCAGTTGGTATCTGGATTCCAAAGACATCAATAGCAGAGCTGGGACAGGTACAACCTCTATCATTATAACGGGAAACAGAACAGACAACACAAAGATGATAGAGTGTAGAGCTacaaataacaacaaatttCCGAAAACTGCTTTCACGATACTCAATATAGAAT ACCCTCCACACGTAAACTATTTGCCTCAGCAAAACATTATAGAAGGAAGAAACTTATCAGTCAAATGTTCAACCACATTCAGTAATCCAAGCACTACCACATTCTTCTGGACTAAAGATGACAGTCCAGAATTCAAAGTAAATGGAGCCATTTTAAAGATACCTTTCATACAGAAAAATATATCTGGTATATACAGATGTACAGCAGTAAACATCTACAATAATTTAGAGAAGGGATCAGACAGTCAGTCCATGGTCATCAATGTTCTCT ACACTCCGATTGTAAATGCACTGTCTCAGCAAGACATAATAGAGGGAAAAGACTTATCAGTTGCCTGTACAGCCACCCCTGGGAATCCTCGCGCTACTTTATTCTTCTGGACCAAGATAGACAACCCAGGTTATAAACAGAGTGGGGCCACTTTACAGTTACATAACATACAGAGAACCAGTTCCGGCACATACAGATGTACAGCAGAAAACAGCTACAGTTATGTAGAGAAGGGATCTGACAGTCAGTCTGTGACTATCAACGTTTTGT ATCCCCTCATTGTTAGTAAGCTGTCTCAGCAAGACATAATAGAGGGAAGGAACTTATCAGTCAACTGTACAGCCACCCCTGGTAATCCTAGCTCTACAACATTCTACTGGACCAAGGTAGATAACCCAGGATTCAGACAGAATGGACCCACTCTACGGTTACTCAACATACAGAGGAACAGTTCGGGCGTCTACATGTGTTCAGCAGAAAACATCTACACCAGTGGAGAAAATGGAATACAAAATCAGACCATGGTCGTCAATGTTCTGT atcaTCCCACCATAGAGAACAAACCACTTCAAATTATAAATACGAGTGAAACAGTCACATTGACTAGACATATATCCAGTAACCCTCCGTCAGATGTATCATGGTATGACAAGTCAAAGTTGTTGAAAACCCAGATATCAGTGTCAACCACTACATTGACCAAAAAAGACGCCACATGCaaagatatgaaaaactatactCTTGTTGTCAGTAATGGAATAGAAAACACGGTGACAGCATTGGTGGAACTAATTGTCAAtt GTGTGCCGATGCCAAGTCCCACCAAAATTTCACTTGGAATTACATTTGCTTCAGAGATTGACTTTTCAACTACAGTAATTGCATATCCTGAGCCCCATTATGAGTTGATGTATAAAAATGGAAGCAGAAACAATCAATGGAAAAGCAACTTAACCAGGaatacattaaataattttaccaTTCATTTCAGTCAGACTGTTTTTGAACTGATTAGTTTTGAAGTTCATCACTTAGTAGTCAGAAACGCATTGGGAGAAGCAACTGTATTAGTCAATGTTTTCAAACAAA gaaAACCAGACATTCCAAGAGACATAAAAGTTATATGCGAATTCTTAAAAGCCAGAGTACAATGGATATCTTCTTTTGATGGCGGCGATCCCCAAAAGTTTAGTGTTATGATTTTGAATGGCCTTGATGGAAAAAGTCTCCCTTATCGTTTTCCCGATGAGGgtgaaaacaaaacacatgtcGCATTTGTCCACAATCTTCAACCCTCTGTGACGTATTGGTTTTATGTAACTGCAAAGAACAGTCAAGGATCTAGTACCTCTGAAGTCACCAGCTGTAAGACTGTAGAAG aaacaacAAGCTCTCAGACAGGAGTAGTTGCTGGAAGTGTTGGAGGGGCGCTGGTGTTGGTTACCATTGTACTGATCCTTGGGATTTTTGCTCACAGGCGATACACGTGTATCATAG CATTTGAAGAAAGAAACAG GGATAAAGAAGTAGACACAGAGAAAGATGCATCTAACTATACAACCATAAAAG AACAACAGGATCATACACAAAG AGACATGTACGACGACTTAACACCAAATGAGAACGCTAACCAATACGAAGCTATTCTTCAAAAAG acAATCATGGAAATAATGa AAAATTGTATGAACAATTGCAAGAGAGTGTTGCAAAGGAAGGACATTCCAAAAACCGGAACATACCGCTCAAAACTAAAG ATTCAAGCGATGATGAATTTGTGCCACTAGATGCTGAAGAATATGCGAACACATCATTTATGAAGTTAACCTTTATCCACGTATGCTTCTAA